The Brumimicrobium sp. genomic interval AGGTAAAGCACCTCCACTCAAGCCCGTTCTGGCTCCTGATGGAGTTACAGGAATCTGATGAGTGTTACAATATTTTAGAATAGCAGCTACTTCAGCAGTTGTGCTAGGCTTTACTACAATATGAGGAGGAAAAGATAAGTCCTCAGTTTCATCATGGCTATACTTTTGAAGAGACTCTTCGTCAATAAAAGTAATCGCCTTAAACTTATTTAAGAAATATTCAATATGCTGACTTGTCATATTTTTTTTATCAAAATAAGCCCACGAAATAAATCGTAGGCTTTCTTTTTATTAATTAATGCTATTTATTAGTTACCTATAATTTCAAACTCTGTTCTACGGTTTTCTTGCTTACCTTGTGGAGTAGCATTGCTGGCTATTGGACGATTAGAACCATATCCTTTAGCTGTTAAACGATTTGCCGCAATCCCTTTTGTTTTTAAGTAATTCACTACTGCATCTGCTCTGTCTTGAGACAATTGATCATTAATACTTGCCGAGCCTGTATTATCCGTATGTCCTGAAATTTCTACTTTTAAACTTGGTACATCTTTCAATAACTTTACCAGACGGTCTAACTCTGCATTAGATTCCGGCCTTAAAGTAGATTTTCCCGTATCAAAAAAGATATTACGTAAAGCAATTTTACTTCCTATCTTAATATTCTTTAATCGAATAGTTTTATCTACCAAATTATAATCACTATTATCTGGAATATCAAAGTTCTCCGAGTGGAATAAATATCCATTTGCTTTCACCGCAATACCATAGTTTTTACCAGCTGTTAATGACAATAAAAATTTACCAGTTGCACTATTAGTCGTAAATTGTTCTATTATACTTCCCGTTTTATTATCAATGATATCAATTTGTGCTTCTACTGGCTTCTCTGTCATGTCATCGATAGTTTTTCCTTTAAACACTGTTAAGGATATTTTATTTACATCCACCACATCCTCAATTTTTGGATCCTTAATTGGTTTTGCAATAGATGCAAGCAAGTAATCTTCCATATCTAAAATAGGTTTTTTAGGTGCTCCCCAGAAAGTAACCTTATAGATATCAAACCCTCCTTTACCTCCAGGTCGATTAGATGAAATGTATGCAAACTTTCCATTGGCTGTAGCTGCAAAGAAGAAATCATCATAAGCTGTATTAATTGGATACCCCATATTCACTGGTTTTGTCCAGCTACCTTGTACCTTTTTAGAAATAAAAATATCATATCCCCCTAAAGATTCATGTCCTTGTGATGCTATATACATTGTTTTTCCATCGATATGGAGATAAACTGGTCCATCATTAAACAATGAACTTACCTCACCAACTAATACAGCGGTGCCATAATTCTTTTGCATTTTACTTTGCATTCCAGAAGTCATAATGCTTGTCCCTTTTTCATTTGTTCTATTCCCTCTAGCAAAGTAGATATTATATCCATCATGATTGTA includes:
- a CDS encoding OmpA family protein, whose product is MIIALLVGAVSFGQDVEFKKKNFKDGDDAAFKTAVDAIKEAEPFFTAGSQAIFEVKDPGLNFKKALQKFEIAQKFNPDNAQNNFRIGVCYLYSTSPYKGIPYIEKANQLNPACDPFMSYYFGYAMQLQGKFSEALEAYKKFEDGYKKADNFNKFTSQHKKECDYAKKMMADPVRCWIDNVEEINSEFDEIAPTIVTDASEIIFSSNRPNSNKPNEVGDYDYDIYISYNDDGKWEKAKLLPGSVNSSLDDIVNNLSYDGTRLLLHKDNGGQTDIYESELKGANWGTPVIMPIQISSSKADDMYGSYNHDGYNIYFARGNRTNEKGTSIMTSGMQSKMQKNYGTAVLVGEVSSLFNDGPVYLHIDGKTMYIASQGHESLGGYDIFISKKVQGSWTKPVNMGYPINTAYDDFFFAATANGKFAYISSNRPGGKGGFDIYKVTFWGAPKKPILDMEDYLLASIAKPIKDPKIEDVVDVNKISLTVFKGKTIDDMTEKPVEAQIDIIDNKTGSIIEQFTTNSATGKFLLSLTAGKNYGIAVKANGYLFHSENFDIPDNSDYNLVDKTIRLKNIKIGSKIALRNIFFDTGKSTLRPESNAELDRLVKLLKDVPSLKVEISGHTDNTGSASINDQLSQDRADAVVNYLKTKGIAANRLTAKGYGSNRPIASNATPQGKQENRRTEFEIIGN